A portion of the Amia ocellicauda isolate fAmiCal2 chromosome 22, fAmiCal2.hap1, whole genome shotgun sequence genome contains these proteins:
- the ccdc92ba gene encoding coiled-coil domain-containing 92B, translated as METSSLARQVESVERSMAFLRQEQLALLHGLHLEILSLQKRCTELTCEINVKPPGRTQAEVQEEEELLAERCRLVELRLGEQECSLGELGKELSHKGALVEALRASLKDKERRFLEELKRRSHKITVLNTELQKQTEAAAYLSFQLHAARQKLHHQQHRHRHGARGTESLPLPPPPPPPTAATTAATTAAKPRRRGHKPSAHLRAERARECVPCERVSGPEEPCAMPDPALFLHPRRHRPRLRKNATTATHRQRGAGRPAPGEGEGEGEGEGEGDRATGGGRARSESRGHEEGTAISPRPPTAEEEQAEQ; from the exons ATGGAGACGAGCTCACTGGCGCGGCAGGTGGAGAGCGTGGAGCGCAGCATGGCCTTCCTGCGGCAGGAGCAGCTGGCCCTGCTGCACGGGCTGCACCTGGAGATCCTGTCCCTGCAGAAGCGCTGCACTG AACTGACTTGTGAGATCAACGTGAAGCCGCCAGGGAGAACCCAGGCAG AggtgcaggaggaggaggagctgctggCGGAGAGGTGCCGACTGGTGGAGCTGCGCCTTGGTGAGCAAGAGTGCAGCCTGGGGGAGCTTGGCAAGGAGCTGAGCCACAAGGGGGCGCTGGTGGAGGCTCTGAGGGCCAGCCTGAAGGACAAGGAGCGCCGCttcctggaggagctgaagcGCCGGAGCCACAAGATCACGGTGCTCAACACCGAGCTGCAGAAGCAGACCGAGGCGGCGGCCTACCTCTCCTTCCAGCTGCATGCCGCCCGCCAGAAACTGCACCATCAACAGCACCGCCACCGGCATGGTGCGCGCGGCACTGAGAGTCTTCCCCTGCCCCCTCCACCGCCACCACCTACCGCCGCCACCACCGCCGCCACCACCGCAGCCAAGCCCCGCCGCCGCGGTCACAAGCCCTCGGCCCACCTGCGCGCCGAGAGGGCCCGGGAGTGTGTGCCGTGCGAGAGGGTGAGCGGCCCCGAGGAGCCCTGCGCCATGCCCGACCCCGCGCTCTTCCTGCACCCCCGCCGGCACCGGCCCCGGCTGCGCAAAAACGCCACCACGGCCACCCACAGACAGCGCGGCGCAGGCAGGCCGGCCcccggagagggagagggagagggagagggagagggagagggagacagggcCACAGGAGGAGGCCGGGCACGGAGTGAGAGTCGGGGCCATGAGGAAGGAACCGCCATCTCTCCTCGTCCCCCGACTGCCGAGGAGGAGCAGGCCGAGCAGTGA
- the tlcd2 gene encoding TLC domain-containing protein 2, whose protein sequence is MDVSAVVWTVGSSAAAFKLLNAAVDKFPIPETARRNTWKWRNISTSCIHSVITGVWAVLCFCLHPQMAEDLIETHSAFSHALVSVSIGYFIYDFFDMVLHQKLHHSWELLFHHAVVITCFGISALSSRYIGFSVVALLVEINSVFLHLRQVLLMANLAKSTLYRLNSIVNLGTYVVFRISTLAWMTRWLVLNRDNVPLLSYTVGSVGMAIMTAMNIVLFYRLLRSDFLKSSLEAKKEKEK, encoded by the exons ATGGACGTCTCCGCGGTGGTCTGGACGGTGGGCAGCTCCGCCGCCGCCTTTAAGCTGCTCAACGCGGCCGTGGACAAGTTTCCCATCCCCGAGACGGCGCGCAGAAACACCTGGAAATGGAGGAACATCTCGACCTCCTGCATCCACAGCGTCATCACCGGGGTCTGGGCAGTGCTGTG TTTCTGCCTGCACCCGCAAATGGCTGAAGACCTGATCGAGACGCACTCGGCTTTCTCCCACGCACTGGTGTCGGTTTCAATAG GCTACTTCATCTATGACTTCTTTGACATGGTGTTGCACCAGAAGCTCCACCACTCCTGGGAGCTGCTCTTTCACCATGCTGTG GTGATCACGTGCTTCGGGATCTCGGCGCTGTCTTCGCGCTACATCGGCTTCTCGGTGGTGGCCCTGCTGGTGGAGATCAATTCGGTGTTCCTGCACCTGCGCCAGGTCCTGCTGATGGCCAACCTGGCCAAGAGCACCCTGTACCGGCTCAACAGCATCGTCAACCTGGGCACCTATGTGGTCTTTCGCATCAGCACCCTGGCCTGGATGACGCGCTGGCTGGTGCTCAACCGTGACAACGTGCCGCTGCTCAGCTACACGGTGGGCAGCGTGGGCATGGCCATCATGACCGCCATGAACATCGTGCTGTTCTACCGCCTGCTGCGCAGTGACTTCCTCAAGTCCAGCCTGGAGGccaagaaggagaaggagaagtag